The Lacticaseibacillus rhamnosus DNA window ACAACGCATTGATCACCACAAATAAACTAATAATAGTAAAACTGGCAGGATCGCCATAAGGTCGCAACTGCCGAGGCAAAATAGTGCGGGCCCAAAAACTATAAATAAGGGCCAATACAAACAACCCCCACAACAAATGGTAGGCCTTTTTAAGTAAAATTCTCATGCTTCTAAACCCTTCTAGTTAAGTGAGCGTGAGCCAGCCCGGTTAGAAACCGGCGCATAAGTGGCCTTGGGCGTGATGACCGGGCTTTGGTCATTGCGCCCAAGGTCCTTATGTGCAGGTTTCTGGGCTGGCGAACGCGTTATGAGCGTGAACCGGCGCGCTTAGGGATCGGAGTGTAAGTGGCCTTGGGCGTGATGGCGCCTGGGCTTGGCCATTGCGGCTGAGGTCCTTACACTCCGATCCCTGCGCCGGTGAACGCGTTATGGTGAGCGTGATCCGACTTCTGCGCCGGGGAGCGCGTTATGGTGACCGCAAGCCGCCGCGACACACGCGATCTTCACACCATCAAATACATGATCCTTATCAAGCCTAGCAGATTCACGCCATGTTTGCATTGAAACTCAGGTAATTTTTCTGTAGGCTTAATTTATTGAGAAGGGAAGCGTTTTCGTCATGAAACTAAGCGCCAAAATTTTTGCCAAAGTTGGCAGTGAGCGCATTACGCAATACACATTAGTTAACGATCAGCAAATGACGCTGCGATTTTTAACTTTCGGCGCTCGTGTTCAGCAAGTCCGGTTGCCCACTACGACTGGGTTGGATCCTAACTTATTGCTTGGATTCGTCACTTTAGAAGACTATCTGCATCAACCCGGTCTTTTCGGCGCCATGACCGGTCCGCTTGCACCAGATGACCCTAAAACGATCCCCGGAGCTTGGCAGAATTGGAATTGGGCGGTGAAAACCAGTCAAACGGCTGACTTAGCCATTACCTTTTCTCTAAATTTACCTGAAAACGCTGATGGACAACCGGGCGAGCGCTCCCTTATGGTTACGCACCGACTGAATAATGACAATGTCTGGACCATCGATATGGCCGTTAAAACCACTGCCGAAATCCGACTTCATCCACGATTGATATTGCCATGGTTATTGACAGCCGATCCCGCCCAAACAATGTTACACGCTCAGTTAACCATTGACCACCAGCAAAGTACCATCAAGCAACAGCCAGAAATCTCGCCTGCACATAGATTCTCCTTAGCCACCGGTGACTGGCAACTGCACTATGCCACCGATGCGCCGGCCACCCGCATTGACTCGTTTGCTAACATCGGACCCGATAACAACTTTAACGGCATTCTGGGACAACCTCATGTTGCAATCGGATTTTCTCCCGAAAACAATTTAACCGGCAACGCGTGGACACTTGCTGCCGGCGCAACTTGGCAACACCACGCTGAATATCAGTTGAGCAGGATTAAGGCCAGTACGCCAGACCGTTAATCCAATCAGCTAACCAAACTAATCGCTACAAAAAGCCTTGGACGTTGAATGAGCTGCTCACCGTCACAAGGCTTTTTCTACTGGTATTAGTTGACACTAATAATTTTTAAAGACATCTTTGTAAACCTTAATACTGTCGAACACGTCTTGGAGGTCAACATATTCATCGGTTTCGTGCGAAGTGTCATTACCTGGCCCGTAAATAGCCAAGTCCAAACCATCGTGGAAAAATAAGGCCGCATCGGTTATGCCGGTTCGATAGGCCACAGCCCCGCGCTGCAAACCGATCCGCTGCCGTGCCTGCTGGACTTTTTGAATTAACGCATTATCGGGTGCAGCCGCTGCGGCACTTAAAACCGAATCAATCGAAAGTGATAGGTGAACCCCTTTTGGTACTGATGTTTTAGCAGCCTGCTTCAAAGCGGCAATAAACGCATCATTATCAGCAATCATGGTTGTTCGGATGTTGCCGCGTAAATAAGCAGACTCCGGTAATGAATTAATCTGATTCCCGCCATGGATAATATCGATGTTGTGGGTAGCGTGACCCAGAATCGGATCATCTTTAGCTTGAAGCGGCGCGGTGGCAGTTAATGCGGCATTGGCAAAAGCAAATAAGCCGTGAATGGCATTAGCCCCAAGATCTGGACGTGAAGAATGCGCCGCCTTGCCCTGAGCCGTTAACGTATAGTCAATAATGCCACGTTCAGCCGCATCCACATTGCTGTTTCCCGGTTCTGCGACCAAAAGACCGGTCAACCGATCACCATAACCGGCAGCCGCAAGTTGGCGGGCACCGTAGTTATCGATTTCTTCGCCCACGGTTGCCATCAACTGAACGCCATGATCAAGCTCTTCATGCGCGATTTGCTTAAACGCAACCACAGCAGCGGCAAGTCCGGATTTCATATCCGTCGCCCCGCGGCCATACAATTTACCATCTTCAATCTGGGCTGAGAACGGAGGAAACTGCCACTTGTTGGGATCGCCTGCATCCACGACATCCATGTGCCCGTCAACCCCTAACCAGCGCTGCGCATTAGAATCACCAATCGTCAAAACTAAATTGTCGCGTCCCGGCGCATAACTGATACGTTCACGCTTAATCAACCCTGCGCTTAGTTCCGGGGCCAAAAAGGCTTCGATCAAGTCCGCCACTTGGCCTTCTTTTGCTGCCACACTGGGGATTCTAACCATCGCCTGCAATAGATCAGTAACTTGTTGTTCCTCGTCTGTCAAACTACCGCCTCCACTTTTAAAATACATCATCTTAACGATCCAAATCGCCACCATGACTGAGTTCATCTAGTCACATCAGGTGCTATCAACACCATTATTCCGAACACGCAACCCAGTCTTTTAACGCAGCCTTATTTTCTTCTAAAGCGCAACAATGCCTGACCTAAGATTGGGGTGACAATCCCGCCGAGCACCGCCTCTGCCACCGCATTAATGGCCAAGGCAGTAATCAACAGCCAACCTAAATTCGTTGCATTGGCCCCTGGAACGATTTGCGCGGCTTTGCTGGCAAACAACAACCAGGTAAAGCCGATCACCAGCAATGTGTTGGTTAAAGCGCCTGCAACCCCGGCGATGACCATTTTAATAGTTTGAGCCAGCGTACTCTGGTGGCGTTTGAATAATTGATGAAAAACAAAAGCTGCAACCAAACCAACCATGACTCGCGGCACCAACGCGATAATTGGATTGCGAAAAAGCAGTAAAGTTACCGGGTCAGCCGCTGATGTATAAGCGCGAATCAGACTCGTTAATCCCCATAATAAGCCAAGGCTGGCACCTCCGCCATAGCCCAATACGATCCCGCCAATGATGACGGTCAAGTGAATAGTCGAAATAGCCGGCCAAGCGGGAAAAATCTGAACATAACCAACCATTGGAATATAGGCTTGCAAAATAATCAAAGCTCCCAAAATACCAATGATCGCAATGTTATAAGCTTTTCCGCGACGTGTCATGCTGACACCTCCTAATCGTTTATAGCTAATTTTATCAAATTATAGACGTTTACGTTTGTTTATATTGTGTTTTCTGCTGTTGCTGATTCAATCAAAGCAGACCATTGCCTTCAGGTATGGCTCATGTTGGGGCAATAGTCCCTGATTTGACAATATTGCTTGCGGTCGCCAGTGTTAGCTACCGCTGAGGCCGCTTGTGTTCTGGCTTACGCCCTTTTAACGCGCTTACCGGCGCAGAAGTCTGCGTGTAAGGACCTCAGTCGCAATGGCCAAAGCCCGGCCATCACGCCTGAGGCCACTTGTGTTCTAGTTTACGCCCATAACGCGCTCACCGGCGCAGAAACCTGCGTGTAAGTACCTTAAGCGTAATGGCCCAAGCCCGGCCATTACGCTTAAGGCCACTTACACTCCGGTTTCTAAGCGCGCCGGTTCGCGCTTAGTAAATTTCTATTGACTTTAATCTCACGTTTTCCTATAATATTTCTTGTGCTTAATTAGTCATGCGGGCATGGCGGAATTGGTAGACGCGCAAGATTAAGGATCTTGTGAGCATTTTTGCTCATGGAAGTTCGAGTC harbors:
- a CDS encoding aldose epimerase family protein, with the protein product MKLSAKIFAKVGSERITQYTLVNDQQMTLRFLTFGARVQQVRLPTTTGLDPNLLLGFVTLEDYLHQPGLFGAMTGPLAPDDPKTIPGAWQNWNWAVKTSQTADLAITFSLNLPENADGQPGERSLMVTHRLNNDNVWTIDMAVKTTAEIRLHPRLILPWLLTADPAQTMLHAQLTIDHQQSTIKQQPEISPAHRFSLATGDWQLHYATDAPATRIDSFANIGPDNNFNGILGQPHVAIGFSPENNLTGNAWTLAAGATWQHHAEYQLSRIKASTPDR
- a CDS encoding M20 family metallopeptidase — protein: MYFKSGGGSLTDEEQQVTDLLQAMVRIPSVAAKEGQVADLIEAFLAPELSAGLIKRERISYAPGRDNLVLTIGDSNAQRWLGVDGHMDVVDAGDPNKWQFPPFSAQIEDGKLYGRGATDMKSGLAAAVVAFKQIAHEELDHGVQLMATVGEEIDNYGARQLAAAGYGDRLTGLLVAEPGNSNVDAAERGIIDYTLTAQGKAAHSSRPDLGANAIHGLFAFANAALTATAPLQAKDDPILGHATHNIDIIHGGNQINSLPESAYLRGNIRTTMIADNDAFIAALKQAAKTSVPKGVHLSLSIDSVLSAAAAAPDNALIQKVQQARQRIGLQRGAVAYRTGITDAALFFHDGLDLAIYGPGNDTSHETDEYVDLQDVFDSIKVYKDVFKNY
- a CDS encoding ECF transporter S component, which gives rise to MTRRGKAYNIAIIGILGALIILQAYIPMVGYVQIFPAWPAISTIHLTVIIGGIVLGYGGGASLGLLWGLTSLIRAYTSAADPVTLLLFRNPIIALVPRVMVGLVAAFVFHQLFKRHQSTLAQTIKMVIAGVAGALTNTLLVIGFTWLLFASKAAQIVPGANATNLGWLLITALAINAVAEAVLGGIVTPILGQALLRFRRK